Below is a window of Bos indicus isolate NIAB-ARS_2022 breed Sahiwal x Tharparkar chromosome 19, NIAB-ARS_B.indTharparkar_mat_pri_1.0, whole genome shotgun sequence DNA.
AGACACTGCTGCCTCATAAAAACAAACCCACCACTTTTCCCTCCCAAAGTCACCATGCTCCTGAtttccctgttcatcacaaaattaaagtctctccatctttcatgaaatgggcttcctaggtggctctagtggtaaagaatctgcctgccagtgcaggagacgcaagaggcgtggggttgatccctgggtggggaagatcccctggaggagggcatggcaacccacttcagtattctttcctggaaaatcccgacagaggagcctggtggattgcaaacagtccatgaggttgcaaagagtcagacacaactgaggacacATGCCATACCATGCCCATCTTTCGTGAAAGAGCCCAGAATCGGCAACAGAGATATCAATGGTTTCGCGGATAAGGAATCTTACACGTCTGAAGCAAAAGGGTTCTGGAGAGGCACTGCATGGTGGCAGGCAGGACAAGACAGCCTGTCTTCACTGGATGTGAGGGAAATGACCCCAGGTTGCCCAGAAACCAGGGAAGGGGGATGCCCCTCAACACCCCTTTGATAAACTATCCTAGTAGAGATGTTTTGAGCTATAGATTAGGAAAATCACTagctggggctgggggcaagTACATTGGCATTTACTCGTTAGGTTCTATGACTAGGAGGGATGATCAGTCATGTGAGGGTGGTGTAGGTGAAGCGGGGACTGTTCTAGCAGTGAGTGTACAAAGAGCAAGGAACAGCCATCCAGCCTTACCCGATCACACAACtgccccggttcaattcctgacgGTTGCTTATGCCTTCAGGATACACTAGCTTCCAGATACACTTTGTTACCTCTAATCCAGCCTCATACTTCAACGTATGGTCAGTTTTTCAGAAACACACCTCAAGTCTGACTCTACAAAAGTCCAGGTGGTTTCCAGTTAGCTGGTGGAACAGGACCAACCATTTTTGGTGCCAGCCTGATCTGCATCCATCCCTTCCACAGGGGATACTTTTGAGGCCCAGCGCTAAAGCCACTTCCTCCTAAGGCTCCCTTCCTGGAGCTTGTCTTCAGCTTGCTGGGCTCCTGAAACACCACCTCGCACCTGTCCCAGTTAGTCCATTCTACCTGGGGTATTGGTTATGTGTGTTCCTGCCTACGTTCCCCCGCCAGACTCTCCTCCTTGCGCCCCAGACAGGGTCCCAGATAGGAGTTCACCAATCTAGATGCCTGGATCCAAACCCAGGGAGGCTCCCCAAAGGAGGGATCTTGCCAACTACAAGCTAAAACCGGCCCAGGCGTTCTCTTCCCAGAGATTCGGCTCTGCTGCTTTCAGGGGCCACAGTGGGCAAGGCCGTTTTCCGGATGCAGAGGAACGAACCTACGGCGCAGCTCGGAGCTGCGGATCCTGGCACTACTACGCCGGCGGAGTCTGCATCGAGGCTCTACGAAGCGACTGCCCACAGCCCAGCTGGAAGCCCCTAGTGGCGGGCCGGAACGCCGCTTCCGCCGGAACCTTTGACAGGCCGGGCGCTTTGGGGCGAAGCACGCAGAAACCGGAATTCCGTGGGGGAAGACTGAACCGTGGGAACCTAGTGCTTTAGCGTGGAGGATGACCATCCCTAGTCTCCTCTTGGCTGGAGGTAGGGTGCCTGGAATACTGGATGAATCTGCCGTATGCTTTTAGCGCCTGGCGTATTTACCCTCTCAGGTCCCGTGTCCAGGTCTCCCTCTTGGAGACCCTGCCGAGAAGAGGGGGCGGTTCTGGTCGCCGAGCCTCGGAACTATTGGGATTCCTTTCCCTGGGTTAAGGGTCCACGAGCGACTCCTCGGACTgggctgagggcagagggcagagggttcGGTGTCTGACAGCTCCTTGCTTACTTCTGGATGCGTTATTGTCCTGTGGCCGCAATGTAAAACTTTCCCTTGGTTTTACAGAGTTGCTCTTTGTATGGGTTTTCTTCTTTGTAGACTTACGGTAGAAATCGTGAAAAGCGTacgaaagaaaataaaaactgctcTTAAATTTATCACTCAGCTAAAATATTTCTTGTAAACGggtaaattttagttttattttatccgCTCTGTGCGGctttcgggatcttagttccccgccTGGCCTCTGGCAGTGACAGCGCCAACCACTCCAGCGTCAGGGAATTCtctaaaatttagttttatttgatTCCACTGGATGAGAAAGAAACTAGTGaagataaatattgtttaaaatatcagTTAATTGCAAAAAGATTTCTCTaaggttaaaatttttaaaaacgttaaaaagttggaaataatCGTTTTAAATACATGCTTCTTGTTGGACATAAGATTTGTATGTAGTAAAATTTAAGTTTGTTACCCACAAAAATCAGCCTATATCTCTTATGGATAGTTCTTAAATTATGGGAAAGTCCGTATCACTTTGCAAAGGCCCTCGTTAGGCCACAACACTAAAAGGAACTATGTCTAACTTAAattttgctaaaattttcttttagggAGATGGAGATGTTTTCCACTTCCATTAGCGTCATCCTTATTCCAGGCCCTACATAATTCCTGCTGTCGGAAAGAATCCACTGCACCAAAGAAAATCATTCCCCATATTGATTTTTCTGATGAGACTGCAAAGGAGTCTGGAAAGACACTTGACAAGCTCTTTTCTTCAGAACAGCAGGCTTCCATCTTGCATGTGTTGAATACAGCATCTAATAAAGAACTTGAAGCTTTCAAATTGCTTCGTGGAAAAAAGTCCTTCAATATTGTAGAACACAGAAAAAAGTTTGGACCATTTCAGAATTTGGAGAGTTTAATGAATGTGCCCTTGTTCCAGTATAAAATCACCATTCAAGTTTGTAACTCCATTCTTAATCCAGagactggagggaaaaaaaagaagttacaggAAAGTCGGCTCTTGAGAAAGCTCATCAAACCAGAAATAGGAAGAGAGAGAGTTAAGGTACACTGTTTTTCTTAACATCTCTTTTACTGCCTAAATATTTGACAACCTACTTTGCAGAGTACTATTCTGGGCACCAAGACAGGGTTCTTCTGGCAATTATAGTTTACTCCTGTGGACCCAGGGATACACACATAGACAATCTATTTATAGTTATTCTCAAAGACATGAAATGTACAGGTAGTAAATTGGCAATTTAGTGGAGAGAACTGTGTGTTGGGGAATGTTTACTAGAACTCAGCCTGGATCCTGGAGAGAGAGCTATGCTAGTAGGAAGAGAAAGGCATTTTAGGAAGATAGGATAGTTGATGTAGAGAAGTAGGTCTGTGCAGGACTTATGTAGGAATGTTGAGTTACCTGGCTGTTTTCGTTTCCTCCTTTATTCCACATATCAATTATACTCCTATTGCTTTTAATCTGTTTGTGCTTCTCACTGTGACTAAGATTCTTAAAACTTTGTAGTGTAACAGGTACCTAATACAGATCTTTCTCCCTAGTCTAGCCATCTCCCACCCACTTTTCTCACAGCTGTCCCTGTCCTTTCTGAAATGTACATCTGTTACACCTGAATGTGTATGCTTTGGTGACTCCCAGTAGCTCTCAGGATAAAGGAAGTTACTTTCTGCAGAAATCTGCCCACCCCTCTGCCCTTTCGCCACTTGCATTCTTTAGGACACTGTCTGAGAGGTGTCAGCCTATATCTGCAGACATCTGGGTGAAATAACTTCCTGTTTACCATTTTACTCAGTCTCCTAGTCCTCCAGCAAGTCTTCCTGACCATTTCTCCTCTCTACAGTGTAACTTGTATGGTGGTGTTTCTTATAATGTAGGGTCATGTCCCTCGTTTCCCAGTATCTAGCACATTCCCCAGCAACATGTGAATATCTGAACACCTGCGTTGAGCTAGGTGCTGAGAACAAGTAAAAGTTCTGTCTATAAACTGACTACTGCTGGTTACCTTTTAATAATAACTACTCTTTAATAATTCTTAGTTCATAAACTAAATATTATTTCTATCACATAAACTAATTTGGATTTCTGAGTTTGTATCTTAAatcttgtcttttaaaatgttcacaCTTATAATTAAACCAGGCTTTTTTGTTTCAGGCAGTTAATAGTATTGTATCCATTGTTTCTGGTACTCGAAGAATTGCCTGGGCTCACCTCGATCGTAAATTGGCAGTGCTGGATTGGCAGCAAACCGAATATTGCCAATTGATGAAAGGATCATACCTATCATCTGTCTATTTAGAAGAGGTAAGGCATTTGCATCTCCAAATCCTGACCTGCCTGGAGCTCCTTATGAATCTTTTAGTCCTAAAAgggatgaaataaaatattaaggatGGATTTTCTTTGGGTACTTACTACTCACCTGTTCCTATTGCGTTTTCCATcgcttgtttaatttttaaaaaatttattattttttggctgtgctgggtcttcactgctgcgtgcaGTCTTTCTCTGGGTGCGGTGGGTGGgcctctcgttgcagtggcttctgttgttgcagagcacagggtctaggTACTCACGTTTccatagttgtggcccacaggcttcgttgctccacaGCCTCTGGGACCtacctggaccagagatcaaaccgtgtcccctgcacgggcaggcggattcttaaccactgggcccccagggaagtccccacttacaatctttttaaaaacctaataatttatttaaagaaatacctTATGAATCAAAGGTAGATCCTGAGAAAATCAGGGGTAAAGTATACTGTTCTCAATGTTAAGAAACTTCCGTACCATATTTATAAAGCTTGTTCTTCACACAGTTATTTATTGTCTTATCTGAGTCTTCAGAATCTGGTGAGATGGGCAGTAATGATCATCCTGATCATATCTGTAAAAACTGGTTCAATCAGTCATCTGacgtgattcagttcagttcagttgctcagttgtgtccaactctttgcaaccccacgaatcacagcacgccaggcctccctgtccatcaccaactcccagagttcagactcacgtccatcgagtcactgatgccatccagccatatcatctgctgtcgtccccttctcctcctgcccccaatccctcccagcatcagagtcttttccaatgagtcagctcttcgcatgaggtagccaaagtactagagtttcagctttagcatcattccttccaaagaaatcccagggctgatctccttcagaatggactggttggatctccttgcagtccaagggactctcaagagtcttctccaacaccacagttcaaaagcatcaattctttggcactcagccttcttcacagtccaactccacatccatacatgaccacaggaaaaaccatggccttgactggacggacctttgttggcaaagtaatgtctctgcttttgaatatgctatctaggttggtcataactttccttccaaggagtaagcgttttttaatttcatggctgcagtcaccatctgcagtgatttggaagccccaaaaaataaagtctgacactgtttccactgtttccccatctatttgccatgaagtgatgggaccagatgccgtgaccttcgttttctgaatgttgagttttaagccaactttttcactctcctctttcactttcaccaagaggctctttattcttcactttctgccataagggtggtgtcatctgcatatctgagggtattgatatttctcccggcaatcttgattccagcttgtgcttcttccagcccagcatttctcatgatgtactctgcatataagttaaataagcagggtgacaatatacagccttgacaaactccttttcctatttggaaccagtctgttgttccatgtccagttctaactgttgcttcctgacctacatacaggtttctcaagaggcaggtcaggtggtctggtattcctatctcctgaagaattttccacagtttcttgtgatccacacagtcaaaggctttggcatagtcaataaagcagaaatagatgtttttctgcaactctcttgctttttccatgatccagcggatgttggcagtttgatctctggttcctctgccttttctaaaaccagcttgaacatcaggaagttcacggttcacatattgctgaagcctggcttggagaattttgagcattactttactagcatgtgagatgagtgcagttgtgtggtagtttgagcattctttggcattgcctttctttgggattggaatgaaaactgaccttttccagtcctgttttccaaatttgctggcatattgcttgcagcactttcacagcatcatctttcaggatttgaaatagctccactggaattccatcacctccactagctttgttcgtagtgatgctttctaaggcccacttgacttcacattccaggatgtctggctctaggtcagtgatcacatcattgtgattatcttggtcatgaagatcttttttgtacagttcttctgtgtattcttgccacctcttcttaatatcttctgcttctgttaggtccataccatttctgtccttttatcaagctcatctttgcatgaaatgttcccttggtatctcgaattttcttgaagagatccctagtctttcccattctgttgttttcctctttctttgcattgatcgctgaggaagggtttcttatctcttcttgctattctttggaactctgtattcaaatacttatatctttccttttctcctttgcttttctcttctcttcttttcacagctatttgtaaggcctccccagacagccattttgcttttttacatttcttttccatggggatggtcttgatccctgtctcctgtacaatgtcacgaacctcagtccatggttcatctggcactctatctatcaaatctagttccttaaatctatttctcacttccactatataatcataagggatttgatttaggtcatacctgaatggtctagtggttttccctactttcttcaatttaagtctgaatttggtaataaggagttgatgatctgagccacagtcagctcccggtcttgtttttgttgactgtatagagcttctccatctttggctgcaaagaacataatcagtctgatttcggtgttgaccatctggagatgtccatgtgtagagtcttctcttgtgttgttggaagagggtgtttgttaggaccagtgcattttcttggcaaaactctattagtctttgccctgcttcattccatattccaaggccaaatttgcctgttactccaggtgtttcttgacttcctacttttgcattccagtcccctataatgaaaaggacatcttttttgggtgttagttctaaaaggtcttgtaggtcttcatagaactgttcaacttcggcttcttcagcattactggttggggcatagacttggattaccgtgatattgaatggtttcccttggaaaccaacagagatcatcctgtcatttttgagattgcatccaagtattgcattacggactcttttgttgaccatgatggctactccatttcttctgagggattcctgtccataGGAGTAGATACAatcgtcatctgagttaaattcac
It encodes the following:
- the TEFM gene encoding transcription elongation factor, mitochondrial produces the protein MTIPSLLLAGGRWRCFPLPLASSLFQALHNSCCRKESTAPKKIIPHIDFSDETAKESGKTLDKLFSSEQQASILHVLNTASNKELEAFKLLRGKKSFNIVEHRKKFGPFQNLESLMNVPLFQYKITIQVCNSILNPETGGKKKKLQESRLLRKLIKPEIGRERVKAVNSIVSIVSGTRRIAWAHLDRKLAVLDWQQTEYCQLMKGSYLSSVYLEEISSIISKMPKADFYVLEKAGPSFQNPSLFPVLLHFHMTEAMLYALLNTTFAQDGHHQVLSMNRNAVGKHFELMIGDTRTSGKEVVKQLLSESVLKDEPRVFFPPEKIVRYRQMFSSTEHNRVEELYDSLLQAIAFYELAVFNTES